From the Manihot esculenta cultivar AM560-2 chromosome 3, M.esculenta_v8, whole genome shotgun sequence genome, one window contains:
- the LOC110612363 gene encoding extensin, translating into MGRNLNYYNGVCLLLLLLLLHLSFAANNCEARKSMHLLRSQVHPTSSIIQQIKKLKVTKHFDLASLLLQKETMDPSNPNPYVSSPFSLPPYDSLPPNPLPENAPPFCIYPPNTPLPPSTTIPTPSGSTPNLPPQSPFPYLPPILPILSPPPGPIGIVPSPPETTPLPNPPEIVLSPPWSIPSPYYEPSPPSYVPSPPTFVPSPTGYVPSPPIFLPPVVYPPPTGPPPPRTGPSQALWCVAKPSVPDPIIQEAMNYACGSGADCESIQPSRSCFEPNTLFAHASYAFNSYWQRTKLAGGTCSFGGTAILVTVDPSYDGCHFVYS; encoded by the exons ATGGGAAGGAATCTAAACTACTATAATGGAGTTTGCCTTCTTCTACTTCTACTTCTACTTCATCTTTCTTTTGCTGCTAATAATTGCG AAGCAAGAAAATCTATGCATCTCCTGAGAAGCCAAGTGCACCCAACAAGTTCAATCatccaacaaattaaaaaattaaaagtgacAAAGCACTTTGATTTGGCTTCATTACTTCTCCAGAAAGAAACTATGGATCCATCCAATCCTAACCCTTATGTGAGTTCACCATTCTCTTTGCCACCTTATGATTCCTTGCCCCCAAATCCATTGCCCGAAAATGCCCCTCCTTTTTGCATTTATCCCCCAAATACCCCTCTACCTCCATCCACAACAATTCCAACTCCATCAGGATCAACACCTAATTTGCCACCCCAATCACCCTTCCCTTACCTCCCACCTATTCTTCCCATTCTAAGCCCTCCTCCGGGCCCAATTGGCATCGTACCCAGCCCGCCCGAAACCACTCCTCTCCCAAATCCACCTGAAATAGTTCTTAGCCCACCATGGTCCATTCCAAGTCCTTATTATGAGCCTAGTCCACCAAGTTATGTTCCAAGCCCACCAACTTTTGTTCCATCTCCAACAGGGTACGTTCCAAGCCCTCCAATTTTTCTGCCACCTGTGGTGTATCCTCCACCAACAGGGCCACCACCTCCGAGAACAGGACCATCACAGGCTCTGTGGTGTGTAGCAAAACCGTCGGTGCCGGACCCAATCATTCAAGAAGCTATGAACTATGCTTGTGGATCTGGTGCAGATTGCGAGTCGATTCAGCCCAGTAGGTCATGCTTTGAGCCCAATACATTGTTTGCCCATGCATCCTATGCTTTCAATAGTTACTGGCAAAGGACAAAGTTGGCTGGTGGGACTTGCTCCTTTGGAGGAACTGCCATACTTGTGACTGTGGATCCAA GTTATGATGGTTGCCATTTTGTATACTCCTGA
- the LOC110612372 gene encoding zinc transporter 1, translated as MIKFKITCLLILLFPATVSSECTCNILEESHQGNRGALNYKLASIASVLVCGAIGVSLPLLGRSKIPTLRPENDIFFMIKAFAAGVILSTAFIHILPQAFDALNSPCLEQNAWRNFPFTGLFAMVSAIGTLMLDSFATGFYKRLHFKNNKHVNVDEEKSGEDELSGEDDHSGHIHATHGHANGFASPTQDLGLPDLIRRRIISQVLELGILVHSVIIGISLGASQSTETIKPLLVALSFHQFFEGMGLGGSISEAKFKFKSTAIMATFFCLTTPTGIGIGIGISSVYKENTPTALIVEGILNSASAGILIYMALVDILAADFMNPRVLTNFRIQFGADVSLLLGAGCMSLLAIWA; from the exons ATGATCAAATTCAAAATCACTTgtcttctgattcttcttttcCCAGCTACAGTTTCTAGTGAGTGTACATGTAATATTTTGGAAGAATCACATCAAGGAAATAGAGGAGCACTCAACTACAAGCTTGCTTCAATAGCTTCAGTTCTTGTTTGTGGTGCAATTGGAGTTAGTCTCCCATTGTTGGGAAGAAGCAAAATCCCAACTTTAAGGCCTGAAAATGACATATTCTTCATGATCAAGGCATTTGCTGCAGGTGTTATTCTATCAACTGCCTTTATTCACATACTGCCTCAGGCATTTGATGCCCTAAATTCTCCTTGCCTTGAGCAAAATGCTTGGAGGAATTTTCCCTTCACTGGACTTTTTGCTATGGTGTCTGCAATTGGGACTTTGATGTTGGATTCATTTGCTACTGGGTTTTATAAGAGGCTTCACTTCAAGAATAATAAACATGTAAATGTAGATGAAGAGAAGAGTGGTGAAGATGAGCTTTCTGGTGAAGATGACCATTCTGGTCATATTCATGCTACTCATGGTCATGCCAATGGTTTTGCTTCCCCAACTCAAGATCTGGGGCTCCCTGATTTGATCCGACGACGGATTATATCACAA GTACTGGAGCTAGGGATATTAGTTCACTCAGTGATAATTGGAATCTCTTTGGGAGCTTCCCAAAGTACTGAAACTATAAAGCCTCTCTTAGTGGCTTTATCTTTCCATCAGTTCTTTGAGGGCATGGGACTTGGTGGTTCTATTTCTGAg gcaaaattcaaattcaaatctacAGCAATTATGGCAACATTTTTCTGTCTCACAACTCCAACAGGGATTGGAATTGGAATTGGCATATCAAGTGTTTACAAAGAGAATACTCCCACAGCACTAATTGTTGAAGGAATATTGAACTCAGCCTCAGCTGGGATTTTGATTTATATGGCACTTGTTGATATTCTAGCTGCTGATTTCATGAACCCAAGAGTGCTAACCAATTTCAGAATTCAATTTGGAGCTGATGTTTCTCTTCTCTTAGGAGCTGGTTGCATGTCTCTGCTGGCCATATGGGCttga